The Pan paniscus chromosome 12, NHGRI_mPanPan1-v2.0_pri, whole genome shotgun sequence genome window below encodes:
- the PAPOLG gene encoding poly(A) polymerase gamma isoform X4 gives MKPFGVFEDEEELNHRLVVLGKLNNLVKEWISDVSESKNLPPSVVATVGGKIFTFGSYRLGVHTKGADIDALCVAPRHVERSDFFQSFFEKLKHQDGIRNLRAVEDAFVPVIKFEFDGIEIDLVFARLAIQTISDNLDLRDDSRLRSLDIRCIRSLNGCRVTDEILHLVPNKETFRLTLRAVKLWAKRRGIYSNMLGFLGGVSWAMLVARTCQLYPNAAASTLVHKFFLVFSKWEWPNPVLLKQPEESNLNLPVWDPRVNPSDRYHLMPIITPAYPQQNSTYNVSTSTRTVMVEEFKQGLAVTDEILQGKSDWSKLLEPPNFFQKYRHYIVLTASASTEENHLEWVGLVESKIRVLVGNLERNEFITLAHVNPQSFPGNKEHHKDNNYVSMWFLGIIFRRVENAESVNIDLTYDIQSFTDTVYRQANNINMLKEGMKIEATHVKKKQLHHYLPAEILQKKKKQSLSDVNRSSGGLQSKRLSLDSSCLDSSRDTDNGTPFNSPASKSDSPSVGETERNSAEPAAVIVEKPLSVPPAQGLSIPVIGAKVDSTVKTVSPPTVCTIPTVVGRNVIPRITTPHNPAQGQPHLNGMSNITKTVTPKRSHSPSIDGTPKRLKDVEKFIRLESTFKDPRTAEERKRKSVDAIGGESMPIPTIDTSRKKRLPSKELPDSSSPVPANNIRVIKNSIRLTLNR, from the exons ctCCCACCTTCTGTTGTGGCTACTGTTGGTGGTAAAATTTTCACATTTGGATCCTATAGGCTTGGAGTACACACCAAAG GAGCTGACATTGATGCACTTTGTGTAGCTCCAAGACATGTGGAAAGATctgatttttttcagtctttttttgaaaaattgaaacATCAAGATGGCATTAGAAACTTAAGA gcTGTAGAAGATGCCTTTGTACCTGttataaaatttgaatttgatGGTATTGAA ATTGATCTAGTCTTTGCAAGACTGGCAatacaaaccatatcagataatTTAGATCTAAGAGACGACTCTCGCCTGAGAAGCCTTGATATAAGGTGTATTCGCAGCTTAAATG GTTGTAGAGTTACTGATGAAATTTTGCATTTAGTGCCAAATAAAGAAACTTTTAGACTCACCCTAAGAGCTGTCAAATTATGGGCAAAAC GACGTGGTATTTATTCCAACATGCTAGGATTCCTTGGTGGTGTCTCCTGGGCAATGCTAGTTGCAAGAACTTGCCAATTGTATCCAAATGCAGCAGCATCTACTTTAGTTCATaagttctttttagttttttccaagtg GGAATGGCCAAATCCTGTGCTGCTGAAGCAACCAGAAGAAAGCAATTTGAATTTGCCTGTCTGGGATCCTCGG GTAAATCCATCAGATAGGTATCATCTCATGCCCATAATCACCCCTGCCTACCCACAACAGAATTCTACGTATAATGTGTCCACATCAACTCGAACAGTAATGGTAGAAGAATTTAAACAAG gtcTTGCAGTCACAGATGAAATTCTTCAAGGAAAATCAGATTGGTCCAAACTACTTGAGCCACCGAATTTCTTTCAAAAGTATAG ACATTATATAGTATTGACTGCCAGCGCATCAACAGAAGAAAATCATCTAGAGTG gGTTGGATTAGTAGAATCTAAAATCCGTGTACTTGTTGGAAACTTGGAACGGAATGAATTTATTACTCTTGCCCATGTGAATCCCCAGTCATTCCCAGGGAATAAGGAACATCATAAAGA cAACAATTACGTATCAATGTGGTTCCTTGGGATAATTTTTCGGAGAGTAGAAAATGCAGAAAGTGTCAACATAGACTTGACATATGATATACAGTCATTTACTGATACAG TGTACAGACAGGCAAACAATATAAATATGCTAAAGGAGGGAATGAAAATTGAAGCAACTCATGTAAAGAAAAAACAACTTCACCACTACCTTCCTGCAGAAAttcttcaaaagaagaaaaag CAAAGTCTCTCTGATGTCAATCGAAGCTCGGGCGGACTTCAATCCAAAAGATTGTCTCTGGATAGCAGTTGTCTGGATAGCTCCAGAGACACTGATAATGGAACACCTTTTAATTCTCCAGCATCCAAGTCTGATAGCCCTTCTGTAGGAGAAACAGAAAG GAATAGTGCTGAGCCTGCTGCTGTAATTGTGGAGAAGCCACTGAGTGTACCACCAGCCCAAGGACTTTCCATTCCAGTGATTGGCGCAA aagtTGACTCTACAGTAAAAACTGTATCACCCCCCACTGTGTGTACCATTCCTACCGTAGTAGGACGAAATGTCATTCCTAGAATCACAACACCTCACAACCCTGCCCAGGGACAACCGCATCTGAATGGAATGTCAAATATAACTAAGACTGTTACACCCAAGAGATCCCATTCCCCATCCATAGATGGGACTCCTAAGAGGTTGAAAGACGTAGAAAAG tttattcGACTTGAATCAACATTTAAGGACCCCCGCActgctgaagaaagaaaaagaaaatcagtg GATGCCATTGGAGGAGAATCTATGCCTATTCCAACTATTGATACATCACGCAAAAAG AGACTACCCAGTAAAGAACTACCAGATTCTTCATCTCCAGTTCCAGCAAACAACATCCGTGTCATCAAAAATTCCATTCGACTGACCCTTAATCGGTAA